A region of Jannaschia sp. W003 DNA encodes the following proteins:
- a CDS encoding acetoin utilization protein AcuC has translation MPHALPPRMLGSEIYRGSSYGAWHPLRVPRVSTVMDLARALGWLPRERFVLSPRAKPAALRAWHTADYVDALVRVEATQEATETDRARHGLGTHANPVFPEVYRRPATGAGASLLAGELIAGGGVLHHPGGGTHHAMPDRANGFCYLNDPVLTILGLRRAGARRIAYVDIDAHHMDGVEHAFARDPETLLISTHEERRWPFTGALGDRGIGQTFNLPLPRGLNDTEFAHVRDRLVLPLLEEMAPDALVLQCGADCLEEDPLSRLALSNGAYLDFVRACLPLAPRVVVLGGGGYNPWSVGRCWTLLWGAIAGEPIPDRLPPEAEAVLRGLEFRGNSRGRNPPAHWFETLLDAPRPGPVRAEVVDRVEALRTRDDRLIPRAAA, from the coding sequence ATGCCGCACGCCCTACCCCCGCGCATGCTCGGATCGGAAATCTACCGCGGCAGCTCCTACGGCGCGTGGCACCCGCTGCGGGTGCCGCGCGTCTCCACGGTGATGGACCTCGCGCGCGCCCTCGGCTGGCTGCCGCGGGAGCGCTTCGTGCTCTCGCCCCGCGCCAAGCCGGCGGCGCTGCGGGCGTGGCACACGGCCGACTACGTGGACGCGCTGGTGCGGGTCGAGGCGACGCAGGAGGCGACCGAGACGGACCGCGCGCGCCACGGCCTCGGGACGCACGCCAATCCGGTGTTCCCGGAGGTCTACCGCCGCCCCGCCACCGGCGCGGGCGCCTCGCTTCTGGCGGGCGAGCTGATCGCCGGGGGCGGCGTGCTGCATCATCCGGGCGGCGGCACGCACCACGCCATGCCCGACCGGGCCAACGGGTTCTGCTACCTCAACGACCCCGTGCTCACGATCCTCGGCCTGCGACGCGCGGGCGCCCGCCGCATCGCCTACGTGGACATCGACGCGCATCACATGGATGGCGTGGAGCACGCCTTCGCCCGCGATCCCGAGACGCTGCTGATCTCGACCCATGAGGAGCGGCGCTGGCCCTTCACCGGCGCGTTGGGGGACCGGGGCATCGGCCAGACCTTCAACCTGCCCCTGCCGCGCGGCCTGAACGACACCGAATTCGCCCATGTCCGCGACCGCCTCGTCCTGCCCCTGCTGGAAGAAATGGCCCCCGACGCCTTGGTGCTCCAGTGCGGCGCGGACTGCTTGGAGGAGGACCCGCTGTCGCGTCTCGCCCTGTCGAACGGCGCTTACCTCGATTTCGTCCGTGCGTGCCTGCCTCTCGCGCCGCGCGTCGTGGTGCTGGGGGGCGGCGGCTACAACCCGTGGTCGGTGGGCCGCTGCTGGACCCTGCTCTGGGGCGCCATCGCCGGCGAGCCGATCCCGGACCGCCTGCCCCCGGAGGCCGAGGCGGTGCTGCGGGGGCTGGAGTTCCGCGGCAACTCGCGCGGCCGCAACCCGCCGGCCCACTGGTTCGAGACGCTGCTTGACGCACCCCGGCCGGGGCCGGTGCGGGCGGAGGTGGTGGACCGGGTGGAGGCGCTGCGGACGCGGGACGACCGGCTGATCCCGCGCGCGGCGGCCTAA
- a CDS encoding RSP_2648 family PIN domain-containing protein, with translation MKVLLDACVLFPTVLRELLLGAASEGLYEPLWSDRILEEWARATPKLGPGAEAQARGEIALLRRDWPRASIQPKPGTEARLWLPDPNDVHVLAAAIDGHADVLVTFNRRDFPKGEVAGEGIALRDPDGFLVDLWLRAPEAVERVAGRVHVQAGAMGHPMEMRALMKRARLPKLGKALAG, from the coding sequence GTGAAGGTGCTGCTCGACGCCTGCGTGCTGTTCCCGACCGTGCTGCGGGAGTTGCTGCTGGGGGCGGCGTCGGAAGGCCTCTACGAGCCGCTCTGGTCGGACCGCATCCTCGAAGAATGGGCGCGCGCGACGCCGAAGCTCGGTCCGGGCGCCGAGGCGCAGGCGCGGGGCGAGATCGCGCTGCTGCGCCGCGATTGGCCGCGGGCGAGCATCCAGCCGAAGCCCGGCACCGAGGCGCGTCTCTGGCTGCCCGACCCGAACGACGTCCATGTGCTGGCTGCAGCGATCGACGGCCATGCGGACGTGCTGGTGACGTTCAACCGCCGCGACTTCCCGAAGGGCGAGGTGGCGGGCGAGGGCATCGCGCTGCGCGACCCGGACGGGTTCCTCGTGGACCTGTGGCTCCGCGCGCCCGAGGCGGTGGAGCGGGTCGCGGGCCGCGTCCACGTGCAGGCCGGGGCGATGGGACATCCGATGGAGATGCGCGCGCTGATGAAGCGCGCGCGGCTGCCGAAGCTGGGCAAGGCGCTGGCGGGGTAG
- a CDS encoding RSP_2647 family RNA methyltransferase: MTEDRPSVRLKPRADARRIRWGHPWAFADDLVLDRRTRALAPGTVATLEDAERNPLATVAVTPDSRIAARVLDRDPAAAVDDRWIAGRIGRAVDLRARLYDAPFHRLVHAEGDGLPGLVVDRFGAAAVVQPNAAWADARLGAIVDALRSLGVETVVKSASGRARAAEGLDDRSEVLCGALDGPVAVEMNGARYMADLLGGQKTGLFYDQRPNHAFVARLARGARVLDVFSHVGGFALAALAGGAASAVAVDGSQPALDLAAAGAEASGLAGLETRRGDAFDAMAALEGERFDVVVADPPAFAPAKQAIAQGLRAYERVAKLAAALVAEGGYLTLCSCSHAADLDKFRAASIRGIGRAGRAGQLIRTGFAGPDHPVHPQLAETGYLKTLTFRL, encoded by the coding sequence ATGACCGAAGACCGCCCCTCCGTCCGCCTGAAGCCCCGCGCCGACGCGCGCCGCATCCGCTGGGGCCACCCCTGGGCCTTCGCCGACGACCTCGTGCTCGACCGCCGCACCCGCGCCCTCGCGCCCGGCACGGTCGCCACGCTGGAGGACGCCGAGCGCAATCCCCTCGCCACCGTCGCCGTGACCCCGGACAGCCGCATCGCCGCGCGCGTGCTGGACCGCGACCCCGCCGCCGCGGTCGACGACCGCTGGATCGCCGGGCGCATCGGCCGCGCGGTGGACTTGCGCGCGCGCCTCTACGACGCTCCCTTCCACCGCCTCGTCCACGCCGAGGGCGACGGGCTGCCCGGCCTCGTCGTCGACCGCTTCGGCGCCGCCGCCGTGGTGCAGCCCAACGCCGCCTGGGCCGATGCGCGCCTCGGCGCCATCGTGGACGCCCTGCGCAGCCTCGGGGTGGAAACGGTGGTGAAGTCCGCATCCGGCCGGGCGCGGGCCGCGGAAGGTCTGGACGACCGGTCCGAAGTGCTCTGCGGCGCGCTGGACGGCCCCGTCGCGGTCGAGATGAACGGCGCACGCTACATGGCCGACCTGCTCGGCGGGCAGAAGACCGGGCTGTTCTACGACCAGCGCCCGAACCATGCCTTCGTGGCCCGCCTCGCGCGCGGCGCCCGCGTGCTCGACGTGTTCAGCCACGTGGGCGGCTTCGCGCTGGCCGCGCTGGCGGGCGGGGCTGCGAGCGCGGTGGCCGTGGACGGCTCGCAGCCCGCGCTCGACCTCGCCGCCGCGGGCGCCGAGGCGAGCGGCCTCGCGGGGCTGGAGACCCGGCGCGGCGACGCCTTCGACGCGATGGCCGCACTGGAGGGCGAGCGCTTCGACGTGGTCGTCGCCGACCCGCCCGCCTTCGCGCCCGCGAAGCAGGCCATCGCCCAAGGCCTGCGCGCCTACGAGCGGGTCGCGAAGCTGGCCGCGGCGCTGGTGGCGGAGGGCGGCTACCTCACGCTCTGCTCTTGTTCGCACGCCGCCGACCTCGACAAGTTCCGCGCCGCCTCGATCCGGGGCATCGGGCGGGCGGGGCGCGCGGGACAGCTGATCCGCACGGGCTTCGCCGGGCCGGACCATCCGGTGCACCCGCAGCTTGCCGAGACGGGCTACCTCAAGACCCTGACCTTCCGCCTGTGA
- a CDS encoding RSP_7527 family protein has protein sequence MQSSHQHIDIVAIEREARALRARVLRDAFAALFSRRPAAAAPARTTLRPA, from the coding sequence ATGCAATCCAGCCACCAGCACATCGACATCGTCGCCATCGAGCGCGAGGCCCGCGCCCTGCGCGCCCGCGTGCTGCGCGACGCCTTCGCCGCCCTCTTCTCGCGCCGGCCCGCCGCCGCCGCGCCCGCGCGCACCACGCTGCGTCCGGCCTGA
- a CDS encoding HpcH/HpaI aldolase/citrate lyase family protein, whose amino-acid sequence MHGFGQRLRGGERLVGTFVKTPDHVMVELLALAGLDFAVLDAEHAPWDRGAIDAAMAVARARDLPLLVRIPVGSPERVLDVLDMGATGIVVPHVDSVEKAEAVARAARFGHGGRGYAGSTRWAGFTGTPMPALLARSREETVVIAQIEEPEGVEAAAAIAAVPGIDALFTGPADLSVAYGHDTLANPDLARAMERAGAACRDAGKGFVTWVPDAAKAREWSDYGFNGWVVGSEQSWILEGARRAVAEVPGR is encoded by the coding sequence ATGCACGGTTTCGGCCAACGGCTGCGGGGCGGTGAGCGCCTCGTGGGAACCTTCGTGAAGACGCCCGACCATGTGATGGTGGAGCTGCTCGCCCTCGCCGGCCTCGACTTCGCGGTGCTCGACGCGGAGCACGCCCCCTGGGACCGCGGCGCCATCGACGCGGCCATGGCGGTCGCGCGGGCGCGCGACCTGCCGCTGTTGGTCCGCATCCCCGTGGGCTCGCCCGAGCGGGTGCTCGACGTGCTCGACATGGGCGCCACCGGCATCGTGGTGCCGCACGTGGATTCGGTGGAGAAGGCCGAGGCCGTCGCCCGCGCCGCGCGGTTCGGCCACGGCGGGCGGGGCTACGCCGGATCGACGCGGTGGGCCGGGTTCACCGGCACGCCGATGCCCGCGCTGCTGGCCCGCTCGCGCGAGGAGACCGTGGTGATCGCCCAGATCGAGGAGCCCGAGGGCGTGGAGGCCGCCGCTGCCATCGCCGCCGTGCCGGGCATCGACGCGCTGTTCACCGGGCCGGCCGACCTCTCGGTCGCCTACGGGCACGACACGCTGGCCAATCCCGACCTCGCCCGCGCGATGGAGCGTGCCGGTGCGGCCTGCCGCGACGCGGGCAAGGGGTTCGTGACCTGGGTGCCGGATGCCGCCAAGGCGCGGGAGTGGTCGGACTACGGGTTCAACGGCTGGGTCGTGGGATCCGAGCAGAGCTGGATCCTGGAGGGCGCGCGGCGCGCCGTGGCGGAGGTGCCGGGCCGCTGA
- a CDS encoding ATP-binding protein, with translation MSLDVLAAASLAYVAFLFLVAFAAERRPRARWLHGATVYTLSLSIYCTAWTFYGAVGYAARSGLEYLTIYLGPTLVLVGWWWLLRKLVAIGRAERITSIADLLSSRFGKSGGLAALVTVLAVVGTTPYIALQLQSVVLSFRAFAGPGAPSGDPAWLGLAVAGGLAVFTILFGTRRLDAGERHHGIVSAIAVEAVVKLVALLAVGAFVVWELNGGIGPTFEAIAHSPVADWQTGAGRWMGLVGVSAAAVICLPRMFQVLVVENTDERHLATASWAFPLYLMAMSLFVVPIAVTGLARLPLGNPDLFVLTLPMSEGRDGLAMLAFLGGFSSATSMVIVAAVALATMLSNHVVTPLWLARPGRGRATISGDVRDAVLQARRLSIVAVLAMGWAYFRATGGTAALASIGLISFIGMAQVLPALLAALFWEGATRRGAAAGIAAGFAIWVWTMLLPVFDAGWVAAVLRDGPFGIGWLRPEAMFGLQADPLVAALCLSLGANAALLCAVSLVTDPTPMERLQTPRFTRVFDRAAAPRARRGTATAEELLIMAQRILGYREARALFAAQAALQGRTAGDFPEPTPELLDALERRLAGSVGAATAHAMVSGLAGDAAVSVEDLIAVADETAQLMDYSARLEAQSAELSRTARELRAANAQLTRLSVQKDAFLGQVSHELRTPMTSIRAFAEILRAGGLSDADRERYAAIVHEESRRLTRLLDDLLDLGVLESGKLALRPEAVELGTVIDRAVDAAASAADRRLAIRRDRASEAVTVRTDPDRLAQVFVNLVANAAKYCDADAPELAIEVGRAGEAVTVDFADNGAGIAAGDRDVIFEKFARLGDGARAGGAGLGLAICREVMGRLGGTVDYLPGRGGATFRVTLPGAGIGLRAAE, from the coding sequence GTGAGCCTCGACGTCCTGGCGGCGGCCTCGCTCGCCTACGTGGCCTTCCTCTTCCTCGTCGCCTTCGCCGCCGAGCGCCGGCCCCGCGCGCGCTGGCTCCACGGCGCGACCGTCTACACCCTGTCGCTGTCGATCTACTGCACCGCGTGGACGTTCTACGGCGCGGTCGGCTACGCGGCCCGCTCGGGGCTGGAGTACCTGACCATCTACCTCGGCCCGACCTTGGTGCTGGTGGGCTGGTGGTGGCTGCTGCGCAAGCTGGTCGCCATCGGCAGGGCCGAGCGCATCACCTCGATCGCCGACCTCCTGTCGTCGCGCTTCGGCAAGTCGGGCGGGCTGGCGGCCCTCGTCACGGTGCTCGCGGTGGTGGGGACCACGCCCTACATCGCGCTCCAGCTCCAGTCAGTGGTGCTGAGCTTCCGCGCCTTCGCCGGCCCCGGGGCGCCGTCGGGCGACCCGGCCTGGCTGGGGCTGGCCGTGGCGGGGGGGCTGGCCGTCTTCACCATCCTCTTCGGCACCCGCCGGCTGGACGCGGGCGAGCGCCACCACGGCATCGTCTCGGCCATCGCCGTGGAGGCGGTGGTGAAGCTCGTCGCCCTGCTCGCCGTGGGCGCCTTCGTGGTGTGGGAGCTGAACGGCGGCATCGGCCCCACCTTCGAAGCCATCGCCCACTCGCCCGTGGCCGACTGGCAGACCGGCGCGGGGCGCTGGATGGGCCTCGTGGGCGTCTCGGCGGCGGCCGTCATCTGCCTCCCGCGCATGTTCCAGGTGCTGGTGGTCGAGAACACCGACGAACGCCACCTCGCCACCGCCTCCTGGGCGTTCCCGCTCTACCTCATGGCAATGTCGCTGTTCGTGGTGCCGATCGCCGTGACCGGCCTCGCGCGGCTGCCCCTCGGCAACCCCGACCTCTTCGTTCTGACCCTTCCCATGTCCGAGGGGCGCGACGGCCTCGCCATGCTCGCCTTCCTCGGCGGCTTCTCGTCGGCCACCTCCATGGTGATCGTGGCCGCCGTGGCGCTGGCGACGATGCTGTCGAACCACGTGGTCACGCCGCTCTGGCTCGCGCGGCCGGGGCGGGGGCGGGCGACCATCTCGGGCGACGTGCGCGACGCGGTACTGCAGGCGCGGCGGCTGTCGATCGTCGCCGTGCTGGCGATGGGCTGGGCCTACTTCCGCGCCACGGGAGGCACGGCGGCGCTGGCCTCGATCGGGCTGATCTCGTTCATCGGCATGGCGCAGGTGCTGCCCGCTCTCCTGGCCGCGCTGTTCTGGGAGGGGGCCACGCGCCGGGGCGCCGCCGCCGGCATCGCCGCGGGCTTCGCGATCTGGGTCTGGACCATGCTGCTGCCGGTGTTCGACGCAGGGTGGGTCGCGGCGGTGCTCCGCGACGGACCCTTCGGCATCGGATGGCTGCGTCCCGAGGCGATGTTCGGGCTGCAGGCCGACCCGCTGGTGGCCGCCCTGTGCCTGTCGCTGGGGGCCAACGCGGCGCTGCTCTGCGCCGTGTCGCTCGTGACCGACCCGACGCCGATGGAGCGGCTGCAGACCCCGCGCTTCACGCGCGTGTTCGACCGCGCCGCCGCGCCCCGCGCGCGCCGGGGCACGGCCACCGCCGAGGAGCTGCTGATCATGGCGCAGCGCATCCTCGGCTACCGCGAGGCGCGCGCGCTCTTCGCCGCTCAAGCCGCGTTGCAGGGGCGCACCGCCGGCGACTTCCCCGAGCCCACGCCCGAGCTGCTGGACGCGCTGGAGCGGCGCCTCGCGGGCTCGGTGGGTGCGGCCACGGCCCACGCGATGGTCTCGGGGCTGGCGGGCGATGCGGCGGTTTCGGTCGAGGACCTGATCGCGGTGGCCGACGAGACGGCGCAGCTCATGGACTACTCGGCCCGGCTGGAGGCGCAGTCCGCGGAGCTGTCGCGGACCGCGCGCGAACTGCGCGCCGCCAACGCCCAGCTTACGCGCCTGTCGGTTCAGAAGGACGCCTTCCTCGGCCAGGTCAGCCACGAGCTGCGCACGCCGATGACCTCGATCCGCGCCTTCGCCGAGATCCTGCGCGCGGGCGGCCTGAGCGACGCGGACCGCGAGCGCTACGCCGCCATCGTCCACGAGGAGAGCCGCCGCCTGACGCGCCTCCTCGACGATCTGCTCGACCTCGGCGTGCTGGAGAGCGGCAAGCTGGCCCTGCGCCCCGAGGCGGTGGAGCTGGGCACGGTGATCGACCGGGCGGTGGACGCGGCGGCCTCGGCGGCGGACCGGCGACTCGCGATCCGGCGCGACCGGGCGTCCGAGGCGGTCACGGTGCGGACCGACCCCGACCGGCTGGCGCAGGTGTTCGTGAACCTCGTGGCCAACGCCGCCAAGTACTGCGACGCCGACGCGCCCGAGCTGGCGATCGAGGTCGGGCGCGCGGGCGAGGCGGTCACGGTGGACTTCGCCGACAACGGCGCGGGCATCGCCGCAGGCGACCGGGACGTGATCTTCGAGAAGTTCGCGCGCCTCGGCGATGGCGCGCGCGCCGGCGGGGCGGGGCTGGGGCTGGCGATCTGCCGCGAGGTGATGGGGCGGCTCGGCGGCACCGTGGACTACCTGCCCGGGCGGGGCGGCGCGACGTTCCGGGTGACGCTGCCGGGCGCCGGGATCGGGCTACGGGCCGCGGAATAG
- a CDS encoding response regulator transcription factor: MTATARAGHVLLIEDEPNIATAMAFVLGRDGWHVSTHGDGRTAVEAVERHRPDVVVLDVMLPGRSGFEILAAVRAGPCAHVPVLMLTAKGQAADRARAEAAGASRFMTKPFSNAELAAAVRALAGVGDAAAP, translated from the coding sequence ATGACCGCGACCGCGCGTGCCGGCCACGTGCTCCTGATCGAGGACGAGCCCAACATCGCCACCGCGATGGCCTTCGTGCTGGGCCGCGACGGCTGGCACGTCTCGACCCACGGCGACGGACGCACCGCGGTGGAGGCGGTGGAGCGGCACCGCCCCGACGTGGTGGTGCTCGACGTGATGCTGCCGGGACGCTCGGGCTTCGAGATCCTGGCCGCCGTGCGTGCCGGTCCTTGCGCGCACGTCCCCGTGCTGATGCTGACCGCGAAGGGGCAGGCCGCCGACCGCGCCCGCGCCGAGGCCGCGGGGGCGAGCCGCTTCATGACCAAGCCCTTCTCGAACGCGGAGCTGGCGGCGGCCGTGCGCGCGCTTGCCGGCGTCGGGGACGCGGCCGCGCCATGA